One window from the genome of Bacteroidota bacterium encodes:
- the hemN gene encoding oxygen-independent coproporphyrinogen III oxidase, translated as MKTSLVQKYNTQGPRYTSYPTVPYWDEKPPTEAQWLDLVRESFDISNADEGISLYIHLPYCESLCTYCGCNTRITVNHAVESVYIAAVLKEWQMYLDAFAEKPRIQELHLGGGTPTFFSPANLHRLVKGILDTSEPVAHPDYSLEGHPNNTTPAHLQALFELGFRRVSFGIQDFDPQVQEVVNRIQTFEQVQFITEAARNIGYTSINYDLIYGLPLQKLSSVQGILDKVAILRPDRIALYSYAHVPWIKPGQRKFTELDLPTGDEKRALYELGRDFLEKEGYLEIGMDHFSLPTEALWKASEAGTMHRNFMGYTPAHTRLSVGLGVSAIGDAWTGFLQNEKKVEDYLAAINEGHLPIFKGHVHTAEDLILRQHILNLMCRHTTTWESQELWHPFIATAVAALDGMIADGLVRLIDHGIVITEAGRPFVRNVCMVFDARLAGKTLEKVIFSATV; from the coding sequence ATGAAGACGTCACTCGTCCAAAAATACAATACCCAAGGTCCTCGTTACACGAGTTATCCGACTGTTCCCTATTGGGATGAAAAACCGCCAACGGAGGCGCAATGGCTCGATTTGGTGCGGGAATCCTTCGACATCAGCAATGCTGACGAGGGCATCAGCCTTTACATCCACCTCCCCTACTGCGAAAGCCTTTGCACATACTGCGGCTGCAATACCCGCATCACGGTAAACCATGCCGTCGAATCCGTCTACATCGCGGCGGTACTCAAGGAATGGCAAATGTACTTGGACGCATTCGCCGAAAAGCCCAGGATTCAGGAGCTGCACCTCGGCGGCGGAACCCCGACCTTTTTCAGTCCGGCGAATTTGCATCGGCTCGTCAAAGGCATTCTCGACACTTCCGAACCCGTTGCCCATCCCGACTACAGCTTGGAAGGACATCCCAACAATACGACGCCGGCGCATTTGCAGGCCCTCTTCGAATTGGGATTCCGTCGCGTGAGCTTTGGCATTCAGGACTTTGATCCGCAGGTACAAGAGGTGGTGAACCGCATCCAAACCTTCGAGCAAGTGCAATTTATCACGGAGGCGGCCCGCAACATCGGCTATACCTCCATCAACTACGACCTGATCTACGGATTGCCACTGCAAAAGCTCAGCAGCGTGCAAGGAATCCTTGACAAAGTGGCCATCCTTCGTCCGGACCGCATTGCTTTGTACAGCTACGCCCACGTGCCTTGGATCAAACCTGGGCAACGGAAATTCACCGAACTCGATCTCCCGACTGGCGACGAAAAACGGGCACTCTACGAATTGGGACGTGACTTTTTGGAGAAAGAAGGCTATCTGGAGATTGGCATGGACCACTTTTCCTTGCCGACCGAGGCGCTTTGGAAAGCCTCCGAAGCGGGGACAATGCACCGCAATTTTATGGGTTACACGCCGGCACATACGCGCCTGAGCGTGGGCCTCGGCGTAAGCGCGATTGGCGATGCTTGGACGGGATTTCTGCAAAATGAGAAGAAGGTCGAAGACTACCTCGCGGCGATCAATGAAGGACATTTGCCCATTTTCAAAGGGCATGTGCATACGGCGGAGGACCTGATCCTTCGGCAACATATTCTGAACCTGATGTGCCGACATACCACGACCTGGGAGTCGCAGGAATTGTGGCATCCCTTCATCGCTACCGCCGTTGCTGCTTTGGACGGCATGATTGCGGACGGCTTGGTTCGCCTGATCGACCATGGAATCGTCATCACCGAGGCCGGGCGTCCGTTTGTTCGGAATGTCTGTATGGTCTTTGATGCAAGGCTGGCTGGGAAGACCTTGGAGAAGGTGATTTTTAGTGCGACGGTCTAA
- a CDS encoding AI-2E family transporter yields MKDFPGYAKFALLTISIAMVIAAMRYADLLLVPMVWALLLTLMVLPIAKWLERRIKFRALTAILTISIFVIIVGGVFFLFSTQALRLRGDGPLIEKKLSESMNDLREFVDSNLGVPFEQQPEVLKDRLSSASESVFQKVGNTVQSTLTGLGLMVIVPIYMFFFITYRDRFSRFVVMLVERRKQIQALDILSKASTVVQKYLVGVGIEVLIVFVLAATLFFSLGIRHALFFAVMVAVLNIIPYLGVLIGSSISVVYAFLTTDSLLYPILVFVLLWVIQIIDNNFIAPYVIGQQIRLNPLAVIVAVFVGGLIWGVSGMIVFIPLLGILKVVLDESESLKPWGFLLGDRSSK; encoded by the coding sequence ATGAAGGACTTTCCTGGATACGCGAAATTTGCGTTGTTGACCATTTCCATTGCGATGGTGATTGCGGCGATGCGCTATGCAGACCTGCTGCTTGTGCCGATGGTATGGGCACTTTTATTGACCTTGATGGTCTTGCCCATCGCAAAGTGGTTGGAGCGGCGCATCAAGTTCCGCGCTTTGACGGCCATTCTCACCATTTCGATCTTTGTGATCATTGTCGGTGGGGTCTTTTTTTTATTTTCAACCCAAGCCTTGCGACTGCGGGGAGACGGGCCCTTGATTGAAAAAAAGTTGAGCGAATCGATGAATGACCTGCGGGAGTTTGTCGACAGCAATCTCGGGGTGCCTTTTGAGCAGCAACCTGAAGTCCTCAAGGACAGGCTTTCTTCCGCTTCGGAGTCGGTTTTTCAGAAGGTGGGAAACACGGTCCAAAGTACGCTGACGGGCTTAGGGCTGATGGTGATCGTGCCGATTTATATGTTCTTTTTCATCACTTACCGGGACCGCTTCTCAAGATTTGTGGTGATGCTCGTCGAAAGAAGGAAGCAGATACAGGCCTTGGACATCCTCTCGAAGGCTTCGACCGTGGTGCAGAAGTATCTTGTGGGTGTAGGCATCGAAGTTTTGATCGTATTTGTCCTTGCGGCAACCCTCTTCTTTTCCCTCGGCATTCGGCACGCCTTGTTTTTTGCAGTGATGGTGGCCGTCTTGAACATCATTCCCTATTTGGGGGTATTGATCGGATCTTCCATTTCGGTGGTGTATGCCTTTTTGACCACCGATAGCCTGCTCTACCCAATTTTGGTCTTTGTATTGTTGTGGGTGATTCAGATCATCGACAACAATTTTATTGCGCCCTACGTCATCGGTCAGCAAATTCGCCTCAATCCCTTGGCGGTGATCGTGGCCGTCTTCGTAGGCGGCTTGATTTGGGGCGTATCGGGCATGATTGTGTTTATTCCACTGCTCGGCATATTGAAAGTCGTCCTCGACGAATCGGAATCCTTAAAACCGTGGGGCTTCCTATTAGGTGATCGCAGCAGCAAGTGA